The Plodia interpunctella isolate USDA-ARS_2022_Savannah chromosome 9, ilPloInte3.2, whole genome shotgun sequence genome includes the window ctatatatatgtGCCTAAAATACACTAATTTCATGTTATCAGAAGGGCGCGGCAGTATCAAAGGTCAAGGAGGTATTAACCAAAACATGCCTTCTATTAActtgtaatgttcttatacaACTGTATTATTCGCATGACATTGCGAAGTGGAGATGACAAAGTAGGAAAGCCGTATACCTCCAACGCTTTGCGGCTGGGAAGAAACGGGGCACACTCAGATAAGACAGATAATTCAATGTGCATATATTGGTTTGTGTAGATGTTATTTGTGCACTTTCTACAAGGGcgctagtatataaatattaggaaGGAATAAGTAATGGTCTTGGGGCCCAGTGTAAAAAGCATTTTGACAAAGGATAAAATCTATCTACGGTGagtatacatacctacaaatGAATAGAGCAAATacggtaataaaaaaaattacataccacatttttattaaaaatatatagataaatgtacctaaccaaaataaatgtctgtgtacctacttaatagaTTTTTCTGGAAGCTAACGTATATAGATTTTTCTGGaagcaaattaataaaaacatatttttagtacGTGTATTCGAACAGATATTGACTTTTTGACACTTCTCGAATATTACCATTATATGGAAATTTGCTATTTGGTAGAAATGTTACAACACCAtcactatttaaatgattctAAGGCACAGATATTAGAATGGTCTAAGAGGGAAATtcggttaaaaaatatttctcttgttgaatcaaataaaatacatgaataATTAACACAGCAgtccttttatttttacgaaaataaaatttaccaaaaacttgaagtctttaaaaaaaattgtagtgtatatttttattatattttttatatggtaACCCCAGTTTCCATAAATGAATCGGCGAGTCGGTGTGACTGAAGAATAGAATATCAAATTGTGTGCCGAATTTGTAGTTTTGGCCTGCAGTAAATCAATTATTTCACGTGGTGTCTTATCATACAAtagaaaaatcaaatatttaagatGTCGGGCGAAGCAGCAGTCCCACCTCCTGTATTATGGGCTCAACGTAAAGAAGACATATTGCTCACATTCAGCGTGGAGTCAAAAGATCCtactattaaaatagaaaaggaCTCAGTTTATTTCAAAGGCGTCAACGTGCCAGACAATAAAGTGCACGAGGTCACAATACCGCTATACGATGCAGTGGTTCCTGAAAATAGcggttttgtaaataaagggAGGTGCATAGAAATGGTGCTTcgtaaagaaaagaaagacgCCTCATATTGGCCGAACCTTACCAAGGATAAAAAGAAGCCACATTACCTGAAAATAGATTTCAATAAATGGAGAGATGAGGATGATGATGAAGAAGGCGACACCGGCAACGCTTACGACCTCGAGGAGATGTTGCGGTCTatgggcggcggcggcgccggcGGTGATAAGCCCGACAAGCCTTCCTTTGATGACTTGGAGAGTGATTCAGATGATGAAAACTTACCAGAtcttgaatgaaatgaatgtaGTGATAATGCTAATATTTAACTCTTGACAGTACATTATGTATTAAGGTTTTTACagttataataaaaccatGATGAAAAGACACATTGCATTTTAGTTAAGCTTTGAACTCTTTGGCTTTTTATTGATTGGTCTATAAAagcaatttgttattttgtaacttaCTAAAACTgaggataataaataatttttgattctATTCTGGaagctagttttaaaatatacatcattttatttcaaacattgaatttacttataaaaaaggaAGAAAGCATCTTAATATtaccaataataattatatttgattagAAACATGTCATCTTGTGATCATTCAGCTACTAAATCTGTTGCCCGTATCACATTGAAGATTCATACATATTCATACACATAAATTTGTAATCTAGTAGGCCTCTATTTCATAACTAACCATCTAGTTAAATCAATACTGCCTATTAATGTATTACGCATTAATACATTTGTTCAATGGAAGAGAAGCTTGAACCAATGGGCTGACTACCTatgttagaatttattttcaaaaattaaattatttaaaaattcgaaattacttattttttcactagcggcccgtctcgccttcgctcgggtaaaaacataatcaattataaaatccttgcagttgtttttgagtttatcgcgaagaCAGGCGCGACAGAGTACTTTGTTGTATAGTATGTAAGAATAAAGGATAAAATGTAGCTTATGTGCCATTCCTCCatctacatatttataatgttaaggCGAAACGTAGAAACACATGGACCTCAATAGCCACTCCAATGATTTTTCAGAGCATAcccttttaaatatataggtaccttcTATTGTAGTATCTTCATGgaccaaatttttatttttagggttccgttgCTCGAAACGAACTTATGCGTTTTGAACTTAAACTTTAAACTGGCCCggaagtaataattatttgaaataatgatATACTCTTCCTTTTCGTCCTCTCCCTTTTATACAGCTGTACTAGTAATGAATAGTACCTACTACAAGAAAGCTTGACAGActtatgacattaaaaaatatacacctttgtataaaaaaaaagttttatttgtcaCTGATAATTGCGTTACAGACTCACGTTATCATTTGCTTCTTTCACTCAATGATACAGATGCGCTATACAAGTGGAATTGTTGGCCATGTCTTCTGAAGTTGAGGGTCATGGTCATGCAGTACACGAGTCTGTTGAGGCTCTCGCACTTGAGCATGTAGGAGGCGCCCTGGCCCGGGCTGAACACCGGGGCGCCGAAACTCTGGCAGTCGTACATGAAATACGACCCTTTACTCTTACCGAAAGCCAAGTTTTTGCTCGGACTGGTCAAAATCCCCAGTTTATTCTTCTCAAAAAAGTAAGACAACGCCTTACTCAAATTAAAACGATCCGGAAACATGTTATAAACGAACCCGAATATAACTTTATCAAACCTAACCGAAAAACTGTATGGGAACATATCGTCGAATTTGGGACTCAAATCGGTCAAGGAGATCTCATGGTTTTTATTACCGCCTATTTTCTGTAGGCACTTAGTGTGATACATATCTCCGCCTTTAACGATTCCGTCGAGGAAACTACCGGTCCATGCGCTGAAGTTGCACGCTTCAGTCATCATTAGTGCGACGACACTGGTGGCCAAGTATTGTTGTCCTCTATTTTTCTCACTAAATCTAGTGTCTAACGGATGGATGGTTCCCCAGAGGGAGTACAAATCGCCAGGGAATTCGATATCCCAGTCCTTCCACTTAGTCCTCGGAGTCCCCCGCTCGAAGCCCAGATCGTTGACGGGGCTCATTCGGGACCAGGGTATGACCTCGATGTTGAGCCAGTACATCTTCTCGTCGACGGCGGGACGCACCTTGCGGCGTTTGAGGTAGGGCAGGTTGGGGTTCTCATCGGGCCGGAACAGCGGGCTCAACTTGTAATTCATGGCAGCGTGCCGCGGCGCGTTCTTCACCGACGTCAGCTCGAACGTGTAGAACTCCGGGTTGTCCATTTCTTTGCAACTGACGACCTTTTTTATGCGACGCATCAGAGCGTCCATGGAACGATACAGAGTCCAACTGGCGACTGGATTTCCCTTTTTCCCTTCGTCTTCCTTAGCCTTCGCATCGGACTTTGCTGCCGCTTTGGATTCCTCGGCTTTGGGATCGGGGTCCTCGGAGGGCGGGGGGTAGGGGTCGAACAAATGGAAATATCCGCCTGTTTGACAGATCACCATACTGCACTGAGGATATCTTATTATAACGTACCGCAGTCTCCTCATTACAGCTTTCAAATACTGCTCGAGCCTCTTCTCGGGGTTCTCATTGACGacgataattttctttatatttatgttgatAAATTTTCCATCCAAtagcacattttttattactctcTTTTCACAAACACTCAAGTTGGTCGCCTTTTCGTGTATCTCTAGCCCTTTTTCTATGCAAGTGTCCACCATGAGCTGATCCCAGGTGCGGATGGGATGCATGGCCGCCATCAGCATCGCTATCAAACTGACGAAATGGCAGGATTTGACGTCGGTAGTCTTCTTCCTGTCTTTGAGTGCGGTGGTACCTTCCACGCGGTAGACGCCGTCCACCAGCTGGTAGCCCAGGGCCGGCTGGCTCTTGACGTCCGACACTTCCAACGACGTGGTCTTCTTGTCGTTCGATGACGGAGCCAGGGACgatttggattttttatttttagttttcattgtCTGGTAGTCGTAGTCCTCCGGCAACTTCATCCGCGGCTCACTCATAAGTCTCCGTACTAAAATTCTACTTAGAATGAATTGTTGATCTTCATTTTTTCCGTCCTTGTTGAACAATACTctggaaaaataacataaagtttcatatttgaatatatactcttgaaaatgatataaaaaaatacatttccaCAGAAAAAACAGATACATTTCCACAAACAAGTATGTGGACTCGCTGGAGCCTAAGCTAGGAAAGACGCTCGCCTGTGATTTACATATGAAAGGACAAACAGACATATTTTCACATCCTTTAcgtagttattataaaaatatacttccGACAAACGCGACAGGGGTTCTGTtgcgtctgtctatctgtattaaactcaaaaactaccagacggatttttgtacgctTTTCACGGATAGATAGTGcgattcccgaggaaggtttagctGCGTAacttattttggttttatattattacgaaGCGGGAACGGCCCGctagattataatattaatgtgccTGTAAATTTACCTGCTAACAAGATCATGCAAGGTCTTGAACCTCAGGAAGCAGGCCTTGCCCTTGTCCTTCCCGTCTCTAATGCCCATGGCGTTACAGCTGCTGCCATCGAACAGATAATAAAGCCCGGCTCGCTTGAAGAACGCACAACTATAGTTGGAGGTGGTGATCATGCCGCGGTCGTACTTCGTCAGGAATTTATTCGCGAGAATCTCTTCCATTTGCCAGGAGACGCCTTCGCCTACCACGTCGATGTTGGCGTGGTATGCCTGGAATTGATTGGTTTGGGTGTAATCCATACTAAAGATCCCCATGTCGCATctatctgtatgaacgcgataaactgaTCTAAAATtgccggacggatttttatacggttttcaccaatagatagtgtgatttctgaagaTCTTCTTATAATTTCTTATGGTTTTACCAACCCGGACTGGCCgctagtaataattaaaaataagtttttaactaaagcatttttaattcttttattgtcgtcagaaaGATCTTAATGCATTCAATACGTGACCAATAAATCACGTCCGTCCAGTGAACCGTTTAGAAGTTCGCTTGTTGCCGATCTTGGACGCACCACGAAAAAAAAGTGAAGctacgtggaaaatttcaactttgtagGACAAGCAGAAGTAGATCATTGGAAGAtgacaaacatcgggacaggtaCCCAAAAAGCCCAAAAAACTCAATACCCAAAAAGCGATAGATCTCAGGATCAGCATAAATCAAGAATCATTCTTTTATCGAGTATGTTATTTCTAACAGCGGCGGCAGATTTTCAGACGCCTAACTAAAGGCTCagacttttaaaatttgtaatgcCATGACTTTTATGAGTACGTATACCGCAACTTGTCGCAATAGCACATACAAAGTGATCTACTTTACCGGAACCAGATGTTGATATGAAAACAGCAATAAACGAGTCGGTTGGTGTAAAAACTCTAGTTAAAGAAGTTCggacaataacaataaaaacagaattaaTTTACCTGATGTCCGATAGCAATTTTCGGTATAATATGCAACGGGGCCAGTTGgaatttgtcttttttattggCATACAACTTCTGAGCGGTGTCCACGACGAAGCTGACTATCGCCGGGGTCCATGTGTTAATGCTGTATTTATATGACGTCACGATCGCCATAATCGATGCGAACGGTAGTTGATCGACAGCGTTCGCTTCAGATATAGCCGCAGAGCCTCGAACCATTTGTGAGGTATCGGGCAAGTCTTTGAAGTTGCTGGGTTTGAGGAGTTCCTCTGAGGGGGTGCCTTCGATGAGGGCCTCGTTGAGTGGAGGGGTCATCTTGTTTCGCAGTTGTCGCAGTTTGAACCTGTAGCGGGCGTCCTCAGTGAGAAGGATGCGGCGGTCGACGTTGGTCGCGGCTGCCGTCTGGACTTCCTCTTCTGCGGGGACATCTTGCATGGGCGCCAGCTGCAAACAGCtttgtttttagggttcccCACCACACAAGGTAATCGGAACCCTCATAGGGTCATTGTGTTGTCCTTCTGTGAAGACCTTTTTCTCAGAAACGCTTAGAAGTATCAActtgaaatttatatcaaacatTCGAGTCTAAAATCTCATTCAAACGGgaaaaatcaaatttgtaAATCAATGCGATCAATATCTATGACCATTTATTTCGCAAGAAAATCAAAAGCTATAAGGCACTTCCCGTTGGCTCACACTTaacaggtttttttaaatataattgattgcatgtgattgaaaatgatttttaacaaattcaaCTAAACATAGACTGAACTTGACGTCCCGATATGTATAACTGAAAATTCCTGAAACACTACTGTTTCGAGATAAagattcaattattattttgattttcaagACATTTGTATGTGTGGTGCAAAAATCAAACTGGCGACATAGATTTCTTTCACTTTGTGCACTTGGATGATATCACAAAGTGGAATAAACCGATGTAAGTGCGTACCGGCACTTCGACCTCGGACTGCGGCgtgggcggcggcggcggcatCTCGGGCGGGAGCTCCTCCGCCTTGCGTCGCGCCTCCTCCTCCTCCGCCTTGCGGGCCGCCTCCTCCTCCTTCTTGCGTTTGATCGTCTCTTCGTCCTCCTCTTCTTCTTCCTCCTCCTGATCCAACATATATCGACGGTCAATTGTTTGAAAAGGAAATGCCTTGACTTAAGGAAGCAACAACGACATTCCTAAAAAGGGTCGAAGTCGACTTTCTGAGATTGTATAGTCGGTAGTAAAAccatgaatttttttttctttaaagtgGATTTTGGATTTTCCTACATCACAGAGTACACGTACGGATGTGGGAGAGAGATcgacaatcaatcaatatatgtacaaaatgtacatagtataaaacaatggAAGTGGGATATACCTACTATACTTGCTCTTCCTCGCGAGTAATGGATGatcttttcattattttttacatagataGATACATATAATTCACTTGTTAATTGATAGAAAGAGATaagaaattattcaaataagttattgtaatagtttaaagcaaaaaatacataccgCTTCTTCACCTCCCTCCGGTggctgaaaattataaaatattatatacatacgaaCTGTAGTTAATATTTGGCTTTTTGGCTACggattttttgcatttttataggtataatgacgtaaatttattacttcaaAACTTTCTGTGCATATTCCCTATTGTGGGTTATGTAATTACTAATACTTACATCCTAATTTAAGTAGGCATACACATAACTTTTTGTCCCTATCGAGTCGGGATAACTATTATAATGGCATTCGACCAGAATGTGGCTTCGCTGAAGGCTCTGTCGATATCCTTGTTCAAGCCCTCATAGTGCAGGACATGGGACATTTGGGGCAGGACAACAAGTGGGCCATTGATTGTATAGCGTTGCAGTCACACAAATTGTTGCTTTTGCTTACAATTGTTGCTTGGGAAGAAACCCCATTTGgataggtttttttatttggatatcatttgttatacatgaatgaatgaactctTCTCTGTTGTACACAAAGTAGGTATAaacgataaaaatgtgatggtgggcATCTTATGCcagctacacactatcgccgaattCAGACATGTATTtgatcttttatttatcgcaatgaaaatcCGAAAATATATGGCGAATCCGGCGAGTCGTTTGTTGATAGTGTACAGCCGGCATCAGAAAGTAAATTCTTAAAATGAGATGGGAgaatagtatagtatatgtTACGGGTGCGGGGGGCGGCGTGGGCGGCGGCGTGGGCTCGCGGTCGGGGTCGGGCTCGGGCATCTCGTTAGACTTGTCGCGGGGCTTCGGCCACGGCGGGACCACCTGCGTCACCGACACCGTCGGCGAGTCCAGGTTCACTGCGGCCCGGGGGGGACGGAGAGGGGGGGGGGATAAATAATGCATAGTCTATATCCTCTTACtcttatttgttaaaataaaagaactcaaacctatacattttaaagtgaatgaatgaatgaatttattttagactgTGCACATATACAAGTccatattatgttaataagaGACAATaactaagtaaaatttaaaatgcaagTTATTGTATTGAACATGTAAGCACTTAAATAATGGGCTATCCACCCTTTCTGACACCACCCTCAGGAGTGTGTAAAACACAGTAAGAGTCCCCTTTCCTACTTTACCTGTCCACTTCGCACAGTCTCGGCGTCCCTAATTACCAGACTATTGGCACGCGATTCTACCTTGACGACTTCATTATTAATGTCGGACATTTATTACTTACCAATCCTCTCTTCGAGCGGTTCCGGGCCCATTTTCTTGTAACGCAACGGTATCGGCGGCAGGTAGTCCTCTTGAATACTGTCCACTAAAGATATTATGTCACCCATCTGCTCTTCATCCAATGGCTGTgaccaaattaaaaataatatcgttAAAAACACCATACATATTAAGGTCAACACTGAAGACATAACTTGAATTAAgaaaaacttttgtattaCATGATTTAAACAGTTAACATCACATAAACCTACTCAAATATACTGAAATCTCGTCcctattactattattacgATATAAAGATCTATGTAGAGCAACTTGACATGCGGTCTAATGTACAGTCGGCAACATTTCAAACTGCCATGCACTGCCAtgctttttgattttttacacCAACCCTGGGCTTCTCTTTATCGCGTGTGttaacactagtgtcagacTACATTCaattcgcctaaaggcatctgacatgatttttacgaatctattttataacagAGTACATACTAACATGTAGTGGGTCGCATACTCACTAGTAACTCACTTGTAAACAGTGTCCAGGTTTGCCTCATGAAGTTTTCCTTTATCGGAAGCATGTGGTGGTCTATATTAACTagtactaaaaaaaattctaggTTTACCTTTTCCCCGCCGGGCCTCTCGACTGGCAACACATCCTGCATGATGGCCTTCCCGTCGCCCTGCGCCTGGTACACTGGCAACACTTCGCGGTTGGCCTTCTTCTTAGCGCCCGGCAGCTGCTCGTCGCTTAGAGTGCATACTATTTGCATCTGTAATCAACTTTTTATCTATATCACATAATTGCAATATTCTATCAAAAAACCAATACATATTCTCCACAGTATAACGAATCACCTTTCAGTCTCCCATAGATTCCTATACGATTTCCTAGGTTTGTTTGGCTTAAGTAAggaatcctactaatattaaaaatgcaaaagttcGGATGTGtgttattttgatatacaaTCACTCAAAATTTATTGGACGGGTCGATGTACACGATAACCTGAATTATAacgacttttttatatatagtttcatCAATTAGTTTAATCAACATACAAACTCTGCGATAGTGACTACTAATGTCTTCAGGGGCAGTAtcacgtatatatttttttgtccgATATAATTGGTATCTCTTTCATCATACAGTGTTATAGAGATAGCAATAATATTGATCAAAGACAATAAGTGAAATTGCACTAGGGAAGAAAGAGGATAAATACCTTCGGCTGTCTCTTCTTCAATTTGAGTACTTTGAACGCGTGAATATAGAACTGTGTGGTCGCTGGCAAGTAGTCCCAGTTCTTAGTGAACACTTCAGCCATAGTCTCTGGATTCAGAAGCATGAAGCAACACGCTTTACCGACTTTGAACGATCGCATCCCATCGTTCGTCCGCGGGTACGGGTCgaacaaataatacatatcTTTCTGTCTCCATACGGCCAGAGTATAGTTATTGAAATCCAATATACCACTATTGTACTCGTGACTAAAAAATTCCTCCAATCCCGTCTTGATATTCAACAAACATTCTTTCGTAGTAAAAAGCTGCCCTTTGACTCTCTCTCGATATATTATGATTTCGCACGCGTACGGTCCGACGATTATCTCATTAGGTATGTTGTCTATGGAAATATCGATCATTACTTTAGGGTGCATGCAGTCCACAAACAGTTTGTTTCCTAAGCGTAATATTTTGTCTAACGTCTTAGAATACCACGTGTTCGGGGGTGAGATTTTAGCGTAAGTCATCGCAACCACGGATATAGGCAAAGCTTGTCTGAATTTCGCTTCTTCGAAACATCTGTCACCTAAATGCATATTGGCATTGACTATGGCACAATTTTCGTTCAAAATTCGGTATCCCATCATAGCTTTTTCAGCTTGTGTGAATTCTCTTTCTGATTCTAAATCGTCGTCGCATTTTTCATCGACCATTTTGAGTACTTTTACTGGCGCAAGGACGAATTTTTGGTCTTCGACTACACTTCGGGCTAACACGACTTCAGACACGGCTTCTAAGTCCTTGACGTTGATAAGAGCGGCGCATCCCTTCGCGTAGTTGGAATATGCCCTCGAGTCCCTGCCCGCTGGGTCGAAAATATAGTAGCATATTTTGTCTTTCCAAATCACTAGTTTCAACActctgaaatataatatatataatatacactcAAATCAGTAGAAAATCTTAAAGCATAAATTAAGTTAACCGGTAATAACCACGATGACCATAAAAACCCATAAAGAGTTTGCACGATGAGAATTAATGAGTAAAGAAGAGGTGAGTTTGTCAAGACAAAATCCTAGTCTCTGGTACTCCCATAGTAATACGTATGTTAAAAACAAACGTACCTAGACATGAAGATGCCGGCGCGGTTATCTTTAAAGAAGGCTTTCAGCCCCCGGCACAGGTTGTAGATGGTGGGGTCCAGCGACATGGTGTAGCCGACAATGTCGGGCTCCCCGAGGAGGACCTGCATTCTCTTCCCGTTCAGCACAAGTGTCTGTTTCTTCCCGAAAGGCAAAACTTCGCAGATTCCTTGCACAGCGGAGTGGTCGTGCACCTTCTCCAAACATTGCATGTACCTGGTGGGGATATTTAGAATCTTCTAAATTAGGATCTTTATTTTGCttcctatttttattctatgctCTTCTCGATCTTTACGTAGGACAAAAACGAATCTAGGCCTGAGTCCTTAGACCTTAGTCTACCTGTCTTTTGTCCTATTGTTGTTTAGGCCCTTAGGCCTGATTCACCGCTTCTAATCAGACAGATTAAACTTAATGCTAAATAAATCGGCCTGATATTATTGGCTAATAAGGCTAACCCTATTCAAcatttgtgaaacacaatttttaacgctgatatattacataaagactttcagatactttatcagcaagcggtgaaaTATATGTGACActgacaaaacaaataatataaataaaagtgattGGGAACTTAGTGAACTGAAACTATAGTCTATTCTTCCGTCGATATCACACGTGCCACTCGGCccgtatttttcattaatatattaattcgtAAAGCTTCTAACCCATATTAATACAAACCATTGGTCGCCAGCGTCCACCAAGTTGTCCACCAATTTCATGGTCCACTGCTTGGGGTGGTAGTGGAAGGCCAGGCAGTATGCCATCACGCTCATCGTCAACGCTTGTCTGCCTCTGGACCTGCCACCTACAGAGTGGATTTTTTGGATAAAGTCGTTTGTCATTCGTCGTTTCAAAACAGGGCCCTTAATTTGTCATTCTCACTCTCTACCTGTCACTCACAGCCTATTccgaaactttattattttcgagtgtgttattgctaaaactgatgtcatttttttattcaagtggcctaaaggcatctgacatttaAGATTTACTACCGACATGTAGGTAagcagtcgcatacacacacACTAGTAAACTTAAAACTGTCAACCTGTGTaggcgatgttttccttcaccggaagcaagtagtggtcaatgaaaattatgagtcagattgatataaaaCTCATGGGGCAcgggtaggattcgaacctgagaccaaCACCGCTTCGGAACTTATATTTCTGCCTTCCGGAAGTATGTAGTACTATTAGTACTATATAGTCGAACTTTTCTAGTTTCAAAGTCAATCACTAACTA containing:
- the LOC128672366 gene encoding prostaglandin E synthase 3 homolog; the protein is MSGEAAVPPPVLWAQRKEDILLTFSVESKDPTIKIEKDSVYFKGVNVPDNKVHEVTIPLYDAVVPENSGFVNKGRCIEMVLRKEKKDASYWPNLTKDKKKPHYLKIDFNKWRDEDDDEEGDTGNAYDLEEMLRSMGGGGAGGDKPDKPSFDDLESDSDDENLPDLE
- the LOC128672365 gene encoding uncharacterized protein LOC128672365, with protein sequence MPKKTPCKCPPRVQKVCKQGKDTSCRDVADIIQALTCEAESVSNEKPKLKVPKFKTKKFKSICREPFVPMAPPMEIRLRYISHCPLQAPGREGKQKPYSRFNFDSTSEDECSGILRTGRKREKYKKKVRYFDLLPGDIMLPKPVPVIKHTASDKSIFNVASPKMSGENVQVQRASVKPGEMKPPLPPKSGHELYKPHSGIIINKDKEFAPDAVPGGLTKVPGKEKKKKPCHKGGVCNRKTCTRKKCRKYAAAMKKRQGSRKSRSQSDVPYPQGTTDGKPRARGQRRRRAPEEDDTCGLDDIPNPEHAQIPLNLKKGMFETHSLTVLPCNKEKRGELHYGILTGSFNMYDNKFGGRSRGRQALTMSVMAYCLAFHYHPKQWTMKLVDNLVDAGDQWYMQCLEKVHDHSAVQGICEVLPFGKKQTLVLNGKRMQVLLGEPDIVGYTMSLDPTIYNLCRGLKAFFKDNRAGIFMSRVLKLVIWKDKICYYIFDPAGRDSRAYSNYAKGCAALINVKDLEAVSEVVLARSVVEDQKFVLAPVKVLKMVDEKCDDDLESEREFTQAEKAMMGYRILNENCAIVNANMHLGDRCFEEAKFRQALPISVVAMTYAKISPPNTWYSKTLDKILRLGNKLFVDCMHPKVMIDISIDNIPNEIIVGPYACEIIIYRERVKGQLFTTKECLLNIKTGLEEFFSHEYNSGILDFNNYTLAVWRQKDMYYLFDPYPRTNDGMRSFKVGKACCFMLLNPETMAEVFTKNWDYLPATTQFYIHAFKVLKLKKRQPKMQIVCTLSDEQLPGAKKKANREVLPVYQAQGDGKAIMQDVLPVERPGGEKPLDEEQMGDIISLVDSIQEDYLPPIPLRYKKMGPEPLEERIVNLDSPTVSVTQVVPPWPKPRDKSNEMPEPDPDREPTPPPTPPPAPPPEGGEEAEEEEEEEDEETIKRKKEEEAARKAEEEEARRKAEELPPEMPPPPPTPQSEVEVPLAPMQDVPAEEEVQTAAATNVDRRILLTEDARYRFKLRQLRNKMTPPLNEALIEGTPSEELLKPSNFKDLPDTSQMVRGSAAISEANAVDQLPFASIMAIVTSYKYSINTWTPAIVSFVVDTAQKLYANKKDKFQLAPLHIIPKIAIGHQAYHANIDVVGEGVSWQMEEILANKFLTKYDRGMITTSNYSCAFFKRAGLYYLFDGSSCNAMGIRDGKDKGKACFLRFKTLHDLVSRVLFNKDGKNEDQQFILSRILVRRLMSEPRMKLPEDYDYQTMKTKNKKSKSSLAPSSNDKKTTSLEVSDVKSQPALGYQLVDGVYRVEGTTALKDRKKTTDVKSCHFVSLIAMLMAAMHPIRTWDQLMVDTCIEKGLEIHEKATNLSVCEKRVIKNVLLDGKFININIKKIIVVNENPEKRLEQYLKAVMRRLRYVIIRYPQCSMVICQTGGYFHLFDPYPPPSEDPDPKAEESKAAAKSDAKAKEDEGKKGNPVASWTLYRSMDALMRRIKKVVSCKEMDNPEFYTFELTSVKNAPRHAAMNYKLSPLFRPDENPNLPYLKRRKVRPAVDEKMYWLNIEVIPWSRMSPVNDLGFERGTPRTKWKDWDIEFPGDLYSLWGTIHPLDTRFSEKNRGQQYLATSVVALMMTEACNFSAWTGSFLDGIVKGGDMYHTKCLQKIGGNKNHEISLTDLSPKFDDMFPYSFSVRFDKVIFGFVYNMFPDRFNLSKALSYFFEKNKLGILTSPSKNLAFGKSKGSYFMYDCQSFGAPVFSPGQGASYMLKCESLNRLVYCMTMTLNFRRHGQQFHLYSASVSLSERSK